In one window of Desulforegula conservatrix Mb1Pa DNA:
- a CDS encoding 4Fe-4S ferredoxin, protein MNGYIDKIKEAARRVLAEKKVDVVIGFKKGSVAMMTEPCLVSDADSVDKLVWDSNCRLNLANYAKGRKGTMAVIAKGCDSRNLVTHIIENQIKREQVYIIGVPCKGMVDKTAVKAMFDGDITSMTENGDDIKFVCDGAEKSVKKADILQDNCRTCIRRNPVLCDEMIAEPVEEQQVVDRFASVNKIEAMSVDDKWKFFEDLLSPCTRCYACKNACPLCYCPTCFVDESRPQWVGKGTDPVDIRTYHFLRAYHCAGRCTDCGACEAACPMDIKVRLFTKKLEKGCVENFGWEAGMSLDQRPPMDTFKIDDPETIIR, encoded by the coding sequence ATGAACGGATACATAGATAAAATTAAAGAAGCAGCACGCCGTGTTCTTGCAGAGAAAAAGGTGGATGTTGTCATAGGCTTCAAAAAAGGAAGTGTTGCCATGATGACAGAACCTTGCCTCGTGAGTGACGCGGATTCGGTTGATAAACTGGTGTGGGATTCCAACTGCCGCCTTAACCTTGCCAATTACGCAAAGGGCAGAAAAGGCACAATGGCAGTCATAGCCAAGGGCTGTGATTCCCGTAACCTTGTTACACATATAATTGAAAACCAGATAAAGCGTGAACAGGTTTATATAATCGGCGTACCATGCAAGGGCATGGTTGATAAGACAGCCGTGAAGGCAATGTTCGACGGTGACATTACTTCTATGACTGAAAATGGCGACGATATAAAGTTTGTTTGTGACGGTGCTGAAAAATCAGTTAAGAAAGCTGACATTTTGCAGGATAACTGTAGAACATGCATACGCCGCAATCCTGTTCTTTGCGATGAGATGATAGCTGAACCTGTGGAAGAGCAGCAGGTTGTAGATCGTTTTGCATCTGTAAACAAGATTGAAGCCATGTCAGTTGATGACAAGTGGAAGTTCTTCGAAGACTTGCTTTCTCCATGCACAAGATGTTACGCGTGCAAGAATGCGTGTCCTCTATGCTACTGCCCGACCTGTTTTGTTGACGAATCCCGTCCACAGTGGGTAGGAAAAGGCACGGATCCGGTTGATATCAGAACTTACCATTTCCTCAGGGCATATCACTGCGCTGGCCGCTGTACAGATTGCGGAGCATGTGAAGCAGCATGTCCTATGGATATAAAGGTAAGGCTTTTCACCAAAAAGCTTGAAAAAGGCTGTGTTGAAAATTTTGGTTGGGAAGCGGGAATGTCGCTTGATCAGCGTCCTCCAATGGATACATTCAAGATCGACGATCCAGAAACCATTATCCGGTAG